A section of the Paracoccaceae bacterium genome encodes:
- a CDS encoding F0F1 ATP synthase subunit gamma, with the protein MPNLKDLKNRIDTVKSTRKITKAMQMVAAAKLRRAQEAAEMARPYAERMSAVMGGLTQSVGDSDSAPKLLAGTGSDQTHLIVVLTAERGLAGGFNSSIAKLARLRIEKLLAAGKTVKILTVGKKGREQLRRDYGEMFVHHVDLSEVKRVGYANAREIAQDILGRFEAGEFDVATMFFNTFQNVVTQIPTETQIIPAVFEGEADTTVYDYEPGEGEILSDLLPRGVATQLFTALLENGASEQGARMSAMDNATRNAGEMIDKLTIQYNRTRQAVITNELIEIISGAEAL; encoded by the coding sequence ATGCCAAACCTCAAGGACCTGAAAAACCGGATCGACACGGTCAAGTCGACCCGCAAGATCACCAAGGCGATGCAAATGGTCGCCGCGGCGAAACTGCGCCGCGCGCAGGAGGCTGCCGAAATGGCACGCCCCTATGCCGAGCGTATGTCGGCCGTGATGGGTGGTCTGACACAATCGGTCGGCGATTCGGATTCGGCCCCCAAGCTGTTGGCCGGAACCGGCAGCGATCAGACCCATCTGATCGTTGTTCTGACGGCCGAGCGTGGTCTGGCAGGTGGCTTCAACAGCTCGATCGCGAAACTGGCGCGCCTGCGGATTGAAAAACTGCTCGCCGCCGGGAAAACCGTTAAAATTCTGACGGTTGGCAAGAAGGGCCGGGAACAGCTGCGCCGCGATTATGGCGAGATGTTCGTGCATCACGTTGACCTGAGCGAGGTCAAGCGCGTCGGTTACGCCAACGCGCGCGAGATTGCGCAGGACATCCTTGGCCGGTTTGAGGCTGGTGAATTTGACGTCGCCACGATGTTCTTCAACACCTTCCAGAACGTCGTGACGCAAATCCCGACCGAAACCCAGATCATCCCCGCGGTGTTCGAGGGTGAGGCCGACACAACCGTCTATGATTACGAACCCGGCGAGGGTGAGATTCTGTCCGACCTTCTGCCGCGTGGCGTTGCCACGCAGCTGTTCACCGCGCTGCTGGAAAACGGCGCGTCCGAACAAGGGGCCCGGATGAGCGCGATGGACAACGCAACCCGCAACGCGGGCGAGATGATCGACAAGCTGACGATCCAGTACAACCGGACCCGTCAGGCTGTCATCACCAACGAACTGATCGAGATTATTTCGGGCGCGGAAGCGCTCTGA
- the atpD gene encoding F0F1 ATP synthase subunit beta: MANTGKITQVIGAVVDVQFDGDLPAILNALETDNQGKRLILEVAQHLGENTVRSIAMDATEGLVRGGSVSDTGAPISMPVGSATLGRILNVVGEPVDEKGDVKATERRGIHGKAPEFSDQSTETEILTTGIKVIDLLAPYTKGGKIGLFGGAGVGKTVLIMELINNIAKVHSGVSVFAGVGERTREGNDLYHEMIEGGVIVPDNLEESKIALVYGQMNEPPGARMRVALSGLTLAEQFRDDTGSDVLFFVDNIFRFTQAGSEVSALLGRIPSAVGYQPTLATDMGAMQERISSTKSGSITSVQAVYVPADDLTDPAPATSFAHLDATTVLDRAISEKGIYPAVDPLGSTSRLLDPLVIGEEHYKVATDVQQVLQRYKSLQDIIAILGMDELSEEDKLAVARARKIERFLSQPFDVAQVFTGSPGIQVPLEDTIASFKAVVAGEYDHLPEAAFYMVGGIEDVKAKAEKLAADAA, encoded by the coding sequence ATGGCTAACACCGGAAAAATCACCCAGGTCATCGGCGCCGTCGTCGACGTACAGTTCGACGGCGATCTGCCGGCGATTCTGAACGCGCTGGAAACCGACAATCAGGGCAAGCGCCTGATACTGGAAGTGGCTCAGCACCTGGGCGAAAACACCGTGCGTTCGATCGCGATGGATGCGACCGAAGGTCTGGTGCGTGGTGGTTCGGTTTCTGACACCGGCGCACCGATCTCGATGCCCGTTGGCAGTGCAACCCTGGGACGTATCCTGAACGTCGTGGGTGAGCCTGTGGACGAAAAAGGCGACGTGAAAGCGACCGAACGGCGCGGCATTCACGGCAAGGCGCCGGAATTCTCCGACCAGTCGACCGAAACCGAGATTCTGACCACGGGCATCAAGGTTATCGACCTGCTGGCCCCCTATACCAAGGGCGGCAAGATCGGCCTGTTCGGCGGTGCCGGCGTGGGCAAAACGGTTCTGATCATGGAACTGATCAACAACATCGCCAAAGTGCACTCGGGCGTGTCGGTTTTCGCCGGCGTGGGTGAGCGGACGCGGGAAGGCAACGACCTGTATCACGAGATGATCGAGGGCGGCGTTATCGTTCCCGACAACCTCGAAGAATCTAAGATCGCGCTGGTTTACGGTCAGATGAACGAGCCTCCGGGTGCACGGATGCGGGTGGCCCTGTCGGGCCTGACCCTGGCCGAGCAGTTCCGCGATGACACCGGGTCGGACGTGCTGTTCTTTGTCGACAACATTTTCCGCTTTACCCAGGCCGGTTCCGAAGTTTCGGCACTTCTGGGCCGTATCCCGTCGGCCGTGGGCTATCAGCCGACGCTGGCCACCGACATGGGTGCGATGCAGGAACGAATCTCGTCCACCAAATCGGGGTCCATCACCTCGGTGCAGGCCGTCTATGTGCCTGCGGATGACCTGACCGACCCCGCACCTGCAACGTCTTTCGCGCACCTTGACGCGACCACGGTTCTGGACCGGGCAATCTCGGAAAAAGGCATCTACCCGGCGGTGGACCCACTGGGATCAACCTCGCGTCTGCTGGACCCGCTGGTCATCGGGGAAGAGCATTACAAGGTTGCCACCGACGTGCAGCAGGTGCTTCAGCGCTATAAATCACTGCAGGACATCATCGCCATCCTCGGCATGGACGAACTCAGCGAAGAAGACAAATTGGCCGTGGCGCGCGCCCGCAAGATCGAGCGTTTCCTCAGCCAGCCGTTCGACGTCGCGCAGGTCTTCACCGGTTCGCCCGGCATCCAGGTGCCGCTGGAAGACACCATCGCCTCGTTCAAGGCGGTTGTGGCGGGTGAATACGACCACCTGCCGGAAGCGGCCTTCTATATGGTTGGCGGTATCGAGGATGTGAAAGCCAAGGCCGAGAAACTGGCCGCCGACGCGGCTTGA
- a CDS encoding F0F1 ATP synthase subunit epsilon, with the protein MADTMQFDLVSPERLLASVQATAVRIPGSEGDFTALPLHAPTITTLRPGILSVDSAEGTEDFVVTGGFAEITAESCSVLAENAVKRADATAEFLEAALEQARASQSGAEGAAADAANKLVADLEAINASA; encoded by the coding sequence ATGGCTGACACGATGCAATTCGATCTGGTCTCGCCCGAGCGTCTTCTGGCCTCGGTGCAGGCCACGGCGGTGCGTATTCCGGGGTCCGAAGGTGACTTTACCGCCTTGCCCCTGCACGCACCGACCATCACGACCTTGCGGCCCGGCATCCTGTCGGTGGACAGCGCCGAGGGGACCGAGGATTTCGTGGTCACCGGCGGATTTGCCGAGATCACCGCCGAAAGCTGCTCGGTCCTGGCCGAAAATGCGGTGAAACGGGCGGATGCGACGGCAGAGTTTCTGGAAGCGGCGCTGGAACAGGCGCGGGCAAGTCAGAGCGGCGCTGAAGGTGCAGCTGCTGATGCGGCCAACAAACTGGTCGCGGACCTGGAGGCGATCAACGCTTCGGCCTGA
- the prs gene encoding ribose-phosphate diphosphokinase, with protein sequence MPSLTEPKLISGNANRPLATAVARRMSMHRGMAVNLVDARVERFNDGEIFVEVYENVRGEDMYVIQSTSNPANDNLMELLIIADALRRSSAARITAVIPYFGYARQDRRSKARTPITAKLVANMMVEAGIERILTLDLHATQIQGFFDIPVDNLYAAPVFALDVLHHFKGRLDEVMVVSPDVGGVARARDLAQRIGAPLSIVDKRRGKPGEIAEMTVIGDVKDRTCIIVDDIVDTAGTLCKAAEVLVENGAFEVHSYITHGVLSGPAVERVSNSVMKYLVITDTNEPTEPVLKAPNIRIVPTAPMFAQAILNTWSGTSVSSLFDHAALGPIYEGLYNGH encoded by the coding sequence ATGCCCAGCCTGACCGAACCCAAGCTTATTTCCGGAAACGCCAACCGACCGCTTGCCACCGCCGTGGCGCGCCGGATGTCGATGCATCGCGGCATGGCCGTCAACCTGGTCGACGCGCGGGTCGAACGGTTCAACGATGGTGAGATTTTCGTCGAAGTCTACGAGAATGTGCGCGGCGAAGACATGTATGTGATCCAGTCAACGTCGAACCCGGCCAATGACAACCTGATGGAACTGCTGATTATCGCAGACGCGCTGCGCCGATCATCGGCGGCGCGGATCACAGCCGTGATCCCCTATTTCGGTTACGCGCGACAGGATCGCCGTTCCAAGGCGCGCACGCCGATCACCGCCAAGCTGGTCGCAAACATGATGGTCGAAGCGGGGATTGAGCGGATCCTGACCCTCGACCTGCACGCCACGCAGATCCAGGGGTTCTTCGATATCCCGGTTGATAACCTTTATGCCGCGCCGGTGTTTGCGCTGGATGTTCTGCACCACTTCAAAGGGCGTCTGGACGAGGTGATGGTCGTCTCGCCCGATGTTGGCGGCGTGGCCCGCGCGCGCGATCTGGCGCAGCGGATCGGCGCACCGCTGTCCATTGTCGACAAGCGGCGCGGCAAACCCGGCGAGATTGCCGAGATGACGGTGATCGGTGACGTCAAGGACCGCACCTGCATCATCGTGGACGATATCGTCGATACCGCCGGTACGCTTTGCAAAGCTGCCGAGGTTCTGGTCGAAAACGGCGCCTTTGAAGTGCATTCCTATATCACCCACGGCGTGCTGAGCGGCCCTGCGGTTGAGAGGGTATCAAACTCGGTGATGAAGTACCTTGTGATCACCGACACGAATGAGCCGACCGAGCCGGTGCTGAAAGCCCCCAACATCCGCATTGTGCCAACGGCGCCGATGTTCGCACAGGCGATCCTGAACACCTGGAGCGGCACATCGGTCAGCTCCCTGTTCGACCACGCCGCGCTGGGTCCGATTTACGAGGGCCTTTACAACGGGCATTGA
- a CDS encoding 2-hydroxychromene-2-carboxylate isomerase: protein MSHIDYYFSPISPFTYLAGPRFQAVVDRHGVDVTYRPLDIGALFARTGGTAPAERHESRKEYRLQELRRQAIVAGLPLTPMPAHFPTNQAPASYAIIAAQAAGGGDLGGLVHGLGRACWAEDKDIADDAVIRAALSDAGFAPSLADSGLLAGAEAYARNLEDAVSAGAFGAPFWITDTDQRFWGQDRIADLDAHLSGKL, encoded by the coding sequence ATGTCACATATCGACTACTATTTCTCACCGATTTCGCCGTTCACATATCTTGCGGGACCGCGCTTTCAGGCGGTGGTGGACCGGCACGGCGTAGATGTAACGTACAGACCGCTCGACATCGGGGCCCTGTTCGCGCGCACCGGCGGCACCGCCCCGGCTGAGCGGCATGAAAGCCGCAAGGAATACCGCCTGCAAGAGCTTCGCCGACAGGCGATCGTTGCCGGCCTGCCATTGACCCCGATGCCCGCGCATTTTCCTACCAATCAGGCGCCTGCGTCCTATGCGATCATCGCAGCACAAGCGGCGGGCGGCGGCGATCTGGGCGGGTTGGTGCATGGGCTGGGCCGGGCTTGCTGGGCCGAAGACAAGGACATTGCCGATGATGCGGTGATCCGCGCGGCCTTGTCTGACGCGGGTTTTGCGCCGTCGTTGGCAGACAGCGGGCTTCTGGCCGGGGCCGAGGCCTACGCCCGAAACCTGGAAGATGCCGTCAGCGCCGGTGCATTCGGCGCACCGTTTTGGATCACCGACACGGATCAACGGTTCTGGGGCCAGGACCGTATCGCCGATCTGGACGCGCATCTGTCGGGCAAGCTCTAG
- a CDS encoding Lrp/AsnC family transcriptional regulator has protein sequence MTCVFVQLRCNPGKTYEVAQEIYLREIVSELYSTSGDFDLLAKIYIPEGEDVGVFINQRLLDVPGIARSLTTMTFKALHSG, from the coding sequence ATGACCTGCGTATTTGTTCAACTGCGTTGCAATCCCGGCAAGACCTATGAGGTCGCGCAGGAAATATACCTGCGCGAGATTGTGTCCGAACTGTATTCAACATCCGGCGATTTCGACCTGCTGGCGAAAATCTACATCCCCGAGGGCGAGGATGTCGGCGTGTTCATCAACCAGCGGCTGCTGGACGTGCCCGGTATTGCGCGGTCCCTGACGACGATGACTTTCAAGGCGCTACACAGCGGTTAG
- a CDS encoding sigma-70 family RNA polymerase sigma factor, which translates to MGTMAVDHSFLLEQIAGGDQAAYTAFYRDLEKPVFRFIRSKLNDQHEASDKLHEVFMEVWRSAGKFEGRSSVKTWLFGIAYRKTMDAFRKKGRLDLMSEPPEQADEGPDAAACLAASQEAAHVRDCLEELKPAHRAAVQMAFYDDMTYGQIAEVQEVPEGTIKTRVFHAKKLLLSCLQGRIGRAA; encoded by the coding sequence ATGGGCACAATGGCCGTCGATCACAGCTTTCTGCTTGAACAGATCGCCGGTGGCGACCAGGCGGCCTATACCGCGTTTTACCGTGACCTGGAAAAACCTGTTTTTCGATTTATCCGCTCGAAATTGAACGATCAGCACGAAGCCAGCGACAAACTTCACGAGGTTTTCATGGAAGTCTGGCGCTCGGCAGGAAAATTCGAGGGCCGCAGTTCCGTCAAGACCTGGTTGTTTGGAATCGCCTACAGGAAGACGATGGATGCATTCAGGAAGAAAGGACGGCTCGATCTGATGAGCGAGCCGCCCGAACAGGCGGATGAAGGTCCCGACGCGGCTGCATGTCTTGCGGCCAGTCAGGAAGCGGCACATGTGCGTGACTGCCTTGAAGAACTCAAGCCCGCGCATCGCGCGGCGGTTCAGATGGCCTTCTATGACGATATGACCTACGGTCAGATCGCCGAAGTACAGGAGGTGCCGGAAGGCACCATCAAGACCCGGGTATTTCACGCCAAGAAACTGTTGCTCAGCTGTCTTCAGGGCCGCATCGGAAGGGCTGCATAA
- a CDS encoding S8 family serine peptidase, giving the protein MNKLLRSLVILGAMALPHLAEAQNTTTYPNNYGATRCIRPGGTVTFTGNFTPSQQGQIVIGTQPRPRALTILSWRSNRVRARIPTQGVNPGDQYLVQWINNQQVQGTMGLASICRAGAERGDPASGQTATPNGPRERAARDEVPAPDGYPEYVVSVPQGQANAAANALQQAGAALLRTRALPSLGRSLLILQLPPGMGQAGAQGILDQAAPAARIDTHMVYGFAQGARTFAPQLIGDPVGARCNLGRAVRVGVIDGPINPGALGGASVTSHTTLIAGEKGVGSEHGTAVAALIAAPSGGFAPGARLLAVNAFSRETRGEGGRLENIAAGLDWLADQNAEVVNMSFAGRTNAAFSDVLGASSRQGMVLIAAVGNTGKMTNAYPAAAGPVIAVTAVDAASRLYRSASTGGHVELSAPGVDVFAAGGFRTGTSFAAPIVTALAARLRARGEGAGAIRGQLRQGVTDLGASGRDAKFGFGLVRSPGC; this is encoded by the coding sequence ATGAACAAGCTGCTGCGGTCGCTGGTGATCCTGGGCGCGATGGCCCTGCCGCATCTGGCCGAGGCGCAGAACACCACGACCTATCCGAATAACTATGGCGCGACGCGGTGCATCCGCCCCGGCGGGACGGTGACCTTCACGGGCAATTTCACCCCGTCACAGCAGGGGCAGATCGTGATCGGCACCCAGCCGCGCCCGCGGGCGCTGACAATCCTAAGCTGGCGGTCAAATCGGGTCCGGGCGCGGATTCCGACGCAGGGCGTCAACCCCGGCGATCAGTATCTGGTGCAATGGATCAATAACCAGCAGGTGCAGGGCACCATGGGGCTTGCCAGCATTTGCCGCGCCGGGGCCGAACGTGGCGATCCGGCTTCGGGTCAGACCGCAACGCCCAACGGCCCGCGTGAGCGTGCAGCCCGCGACGAGGTTCCGGCGCCTGATGGCTATCCTGAATATGTGGTGTCGGTGCCGCAGGGCCAGGCCAATGCTGCGGCCAACGCACTTCAGCAGGCAGGTGCCGCATTGCTGCGCACCCGCGCCTTGCCGTCACTCGGGCGCAGCCTTCTGATCTTGCAGTTGCCGCCGGGCATGGGGCAGGCTGGCGCACAGGGCATTTTGGATCAGGCCGCCCCGGCGGCGCGTATCGACACTCATATGGTCTATGGTTTTGCGCAGGGCGCGCGGACTTTTGCACCGCAGTTGATCGGTGATCCGGTGGGGGCGCGGTGCAATCTTGGCCGTGCGGTTCGGGTCGGCGTGATTGATGGCCCGATTAATCCCGGCGCACTTGGCGGCGCATCGGTGACCAGCCACACCACCCTTATCGCAGGGGAAAAGGGCGTCGGATCCGAGCATGGCACAGCCGTTGCGGCCCTGATTGCCGCCCCAAGCGGCGGCTTTGCCCCGGGCGCGCGCCTTCTGGCGGTCAACGCGTTCTCGCGCGAGACGCGTGGCGAAGGCGGGCGGCTTGAGAATATCGCCGCCGGGCTGGACTGGCTGGCAGATCAAAACGCCGAGGTGGTGAACATGAGTTTTGCCGGTCGCACCAACGCGGCCTTTTCCGACGTTCTGGGGGCCTCATCCCGGCAGGGAATGGTGCTGATCGCGGCAGTTGGAAACACCGGCAAGATGACTAACGCCTATCCCGCAGCCGCTGGGCCTGTGATCGCCGTCACCGCAGTGGATGCGGCCAGCAGGCTGTACCGCAGCGCCAGCACGGGCGGGCATGTTGAATTGTCGGCACCGGGCGTCGATGTCTTCGCCGCTGGCGGGTTCCGCACCGGCACCAGCTTTGCTGCCCCCATCGTGACCGCCCTCGCCGCGCGGCTTCGGGCACGCGGCGAGGGCGCAGGCGCAATTCGCGGCCAATTGCGTCAGGGCGTCACAGATCTGGGCGCGTCCGGGCGCGATGCGAAATTCGGCTTTGGATTGGTCCGCTCACCCGGTTGCTGA
- a CDS encoding low specificity L-threonine aldolase, whose protein sequence is MNFASDHTGPAHPAIIDALANANTGYMPSYGSDPLSGQLQDRIRDIFEAPEAIIFLVPTGTAANALILATLSDPWQEIYAAEHSHIREDECNAVEHFTGGARITKVNAGDFLDPVALRNVMENAAPHGHHNAQQGPVSITQVTDLGRVYALDQIAEISAVARDFGQPLHMDGARFANALVALGCTPAQMTWRAGVDALSLGGTKNGCLGVEATVFFDPKHAWEFELRRKRAGILASKSRFMAAQMLTYLGDDLWLDLARRANGAAARLVEGLSGVPGVTFNPEPQANMIFATMPAALHRRALAAGAIYEVHGDPSAVPDETPLGCRIVCDWSSDPQQIDRFVAVIRG, encoded by the coding sequence ATGAACTTTGCATCCGACCACACCGGCCCGGCGCATCCGGCAATTATCGACGCGCTGGCAAATGCGAACACGGGATATATGCCCTCCTACGGCAGTGATCCGCTGAGCGGACAGTTGCAGGACCGGATACGCGACATTTTCGAGGCGCCCGAGGCGATCATTTTCCTTGTCCCCACCGGCACCGCAGCAAACGCGCTTATCCTGGCGACGTTGTCCGACCCCTGGCAAGAGATCTACGCCGCCGAGCATTCCCATATCCGCGAAGATGAATGCAACGCGGTCGAGCATTTCACCGGCGGGGCGCGGATTACCAAGGTGAATGCGGGCGATTTTCTGGACCCTGTTGCCCTGCGCAATGTGATGGAGAATGCCGCCCCGCACGGCCATCACAATGCACAGCAAGGCCCGGTCTCGATCACGCAGGTCACCGATCTGGGGCGGGTCTATGCGCTGGACCAGATCGCCGAAATTTCTGCCGTGGCGCGCGATTTCGGCCAGCCACTGCACATGGACGGCGCGCGGTTTGCCAATGCCCTGGTGGCGCTTGGCTGTACGCCCGCACAGATGACCTGGCGGGCTGGCGTTGATGCGCTAAGCCTCGGGGGTACAAAAAACGGTTGTCTGGGCGTCGAAGCCACCGTCTTCTTCGACCCCAAACACGCCTGGGAGTTTGAGTTGCGCCGAAAGCGCGCCGGGATTCTGGCCTCCAAAAGCCGGTTTATGGCCGCGCAGATGCTGACGTATCTGGGTGATGACCTTTGGCTGGACCTGGCGCGCCGGGCCAATGGCGCGGCAGCCCGGCTTGTCGAGGGGTTGTCAGGCGTTCCCGGTGTCACATTCAACCCGGAGCCGCAGGCGAATATGATCTTCGCAACCATGCCAGCGGCCCTGCATCGCCGGGCGCTGGCTGCGGGCGCGATTTACGAGGTTCACGGCGATCCATCGGCGGTGCCCGATGAAACGCCGCTTGGCTGCCGGATCGTCTGTGACTGGTCCAGCGACCCGCAGCAGATTGACCGCTTCGTCGCGGTGATCCGTGGATAG
- a CDS encoding YcgN family cysteine cluster protein, translated as MTDPIHRDGLRDRFWERVPLQNLSPREWEALCDGCGKCCLNKLEDEDTAEVAFTRVACRLLDDTTCRCAHYEQRKVFVSECVVLTPQNIGESAYWMPQACAYRLLHEGKALPDWHPLISGDPQTVHDAGVSVQGITVSEFDVPEDDWEDYVIEEPGT; from the coding sequence ATGACCGATCCGATCCACCGCGACGGCCTGCGTGACCGATTTTGGGAGCGTGTTCCCCTGCAAAACCTCTCCCCACGCGAGTGGGAGGCGCTGTGCGATGGCTGTGGCAAATGCTGCCTGAACAAGCTGGAAGACGAAGACACCGCCGAAGTGGCTTTCACCCGCGTCGCCTGCCGCCTGCTGGATGACACCACTTGCCGCTGCGCGCATTATGAACAGCGCAAGGTCTTCGTGTCGGAATGCGTTGTTCTGACGCCCCAGAACATCGGCGAAAGCGCCTATTGGATGCCGCAGGCCTGCGCCTATCGCCTGCTGCACGAAGGTAAGGCACTGCCCGACTGGCACCCGCTGATCTCGGGCGACCCGCAGACCGTCCATGATGCCGGCGTCTCGGTACAGGGCATCACCGTCAGTGAATTCGACGTGCCCGAAGACGATTGGGAAGACTATGTGATTGAGGAGCCCGGAACATGA
- a CDS encoding bifunctional riboflavin kinase/FAD synthetase — protein MRIVRALDQVDPSHRGASIAIGNFDGVHLGHQSVLDLARNTDAPLGVLTFEPHPREFFAPDAPPFRLMNAAARAHRLEKLGVDVLFELPFDASITELTPERFVAEVLADGLGLSHVVVGADFCFGKGRLGTAADLNRLCHAAGIDVTIAPLLSTETGEVSSTRIRRALSDGHPEVATEMLGHIHRIEGPVLHGEKRGRELGYPTANISIAGLHPPKFGVYAVWVEVFDGPHSGEYDGVASLGIRPMFDGDVPNLETFIFDFSGDLYGAQISVGLVRYLRPEARFDDLPALIAQMDADSAAARAALTR, from the coding sequence ATGCGGATTGTCCGGGCCTTAGATCAAGTTGACCCATCCCACCGGGGGGCGAGCATTGCCATCGGCAATTTCGACGGCGTGCATCTGGGCCACCAGTCGGTGCTGGACCTTGCGCGCAACACCGACGCCCCACTGGGCGTTCTGACGTTCGAGCCGCACCCGCGCGAATTCTTCGCCCCCGACGCCCCGCCATTCCGCCTGATGAATGCCGCCGCACGGGCGCACCGGCTTGAGAAACTTGGCGTCGACGTCCTGTTTGAATTGCCGTTCGATGCAAGCATCACGGAACTGACGCCTGAACGTTTCGTGGCCGAAGTTCTGGCCGACGGCCTTGGCCTGTCGCACGTCGTGGTCGGTGCGGATTTCTGCTTTGGCAAGGGCCGCCTTGGCACCGCTGCCGACCTTAACCGCCTGTGCCACGCGGCAGGCATCGACGTCACCATCGCCCCGCTGCTGTCCACCGAAACAGGCGAAGTCAGCTCGACCCGTATTCGCCGCGCGCTGAGCGATGGTCACCCCGAGGTTGCCACGGAAATGCTGGGCCACATCCACCGCATCGAAGGCCCGGTGCTGCACGGCGAAAAGCGCGGGCGCGAATTGGGATACCCCACCGCCAACATCTCGATCGCCGGGCTGCACCCGCCGAAATTCGGCGTCTACGCCGTTTGGGTCGAGGTTTTCGACGGTCCCCACAGCGGTGAATACGACGGCGTCGCCTCGTTGGGCATCCGCCCGATGTTCGACGGCGATGTGCCGAATTTGGAAACCTTCATCTTCGATTTCTCGGGTGACCTCTATGGCGCCCAGATCTCGGTCGGGCTGGTCAGATACCTCCGCCCCGAAGCCAGGTTCGATGACCTGCCCGCCCTGATCGCGCAGATGGACGCCGACAGCGCAGCGGCACGCGCCGCACTCACCCGATGA
- a CDS encoding (R)-hydratase, with the protein MLDNMPAQTICIEDMEIGMSRFLEKVVTDRDIELFAEVSTDRNPVHMDDDYAQDTIFQGRIAHGMLTAALISAVIGEQLPGHGAVYLGQSLKFLAPVRPGDMVHTTVTVADINYARRRVTLECVCLVDGKPVLKGEALVLAPSAKFD; encoded by the coding sequence ATGCTCGACAATATGCCCGCTCAGACGATCTGCATCGAAGATATGGAAATCGGCATGAGCCGTTTCCTCGAAAAGGTCGTCACCGACCGCGATATTGAGCTGTTTGCAGAGGTCTCGACCGACCGTAATCCGGTGCATATGGACGATGACTATGCGCAGGACACGATTTTTCAGGGCCGCATCGCGCATGGGATGCTGACGGCGGCGCTGATTTCGGCAGTGATCGGCGAACAACTCCCCGGTCATGGTGCGGTCTATCTGGGCCAATCGCTGAAATTCCTCGCCCCGGTGCGCCCCGGCGACATGGTCCACACGACCGTCACAGTGGCCGACATCAACTATGCACGGCGTCGCGTGACACTGGAATGTGTCTGTCTGGTCGATGGCAAACCGGTCCTGAAGGGCGAAGCGCTGGTGCTGGCCCCCTCGGCCAAGTTCGACTGA